GcgtttaaattgtatttcttaAAGCTGTTCATGTGACTGacattttgtatgtgtttgAAGGATGGACCATGTGGTGCTGAGCTACCAGGACAGCCTGCTTCGCCGCTCTGATGTTTCCCTTCTGGAAGGACCCCACTGGCTGAATGACCAAATCATCGGATTTGCCTTTGAGTACTTTGCTAGTGAGCGCTTCCGAATCCTGGGGGAGAGTGTTGTCTTTGTCAGCCCGCAGGTCACCCAGTTTATCAAGTGCTCTTCCTGCCCAGAGGAGTTAGCCATGTTTCTTGACCCTCTGGAGCTGGCCTCGCGTCGTTGGGTCTTCCTGGCTGTGAACGACAATTCAGAGCAGAGTGCTGGGGGGTCCCACTGGAGCCTTCTGGTGTACCATCATAAATCCAACCACTTCTCTCACTATGACTCTCAAAATGGCAGCAACTCTCTGCATGCCCGGCGCATTGCTAGCAAGTTAGAACCCATGTTGTGTGTAGGGAGAAAGGCTGCATTTGTGGAGGAGCCCAGTCCTGTACAACAGAACAGCTATGATTGTGGCATGTATGTCATCTGTATAGCTGAGGCCTTGTGTGAGAAGCCACACCTGGCTTTGCAAACTCTCACCCCAACCGTTATTAAACAGAAGAGAGCAGAATGGTGTATATTAATCCAGAGTCTCGCTCAGAGTGAACTCTGATGCGCTCTCTTTTCCTTAGTACCACTCACTGTATGCAGAAGTGCACATACACAAGctgacaaaattgttggtacccttctgttaattaaataaaaatgaacaaatgtcaCCGTAATAACT
This sequence is a window from Phycodurus eques isolate BA_2022a chromosome 2, UOR_Pequ_1.1, whole genome shotgun sequence. Protein-coding genes within it:
- the senp8 gene encoding sentrin-specific protease 8 isoform X3; translated protein: MDHVVLSYQDSLLRRSDVSLLEGPHWLNDQIIGFAFEYFASERFRILGESVVFVSPQVTQFIKCSSCPEELAMFLDPLELASRRWVFLAVNDNSEQSAGGSHWSLLVYHHKSNHFSHYDSQNGSNSLHARRIASKLEPMLCVGRKAAFVEEPSPVQQNSYDCGMYVICIAEALCEKPHLALQTLTPTVIKQKRAEWCILIQSLAQSEL
- the senp8 gene encoding sentrin-specific protease 8 isoform X2 translates to MKIYKSLDAYKMDHVVLSYQDSLLRRSDVSLLEGPHWLNDQIIGFAFEYFASERFRILGESVVFVSPQVTQFIKCSSCPEELAMFLDPLELASRRWVFLAVNDNSEQSAGGSHWSLLVYHHKSNHFSHYDSQNGSNSLHARRIASKLEPMLCVGRKAAFVEEPSPVQQNSYDCGMYVICIAEALCEKPHLALQTLTPTVIKQKRAEWCILIQSLAQSEL
- the senp8 gene encoding sentrin-specific protease 8 isoform X1, coding for MKVLHKWAASDYIPYLKQDKSTLKLVNRMDHVVLSYQDSLLRRSDVSLLEGPHWLNDQIIGFAFEYFASERFRILGESVVFVSPQVTQFIKCSSCPEELAMFLDPLELASRRWVFLAVNDNSEQSAGGSHWSLLVYHHKSNHFSHYDSQNGSNSLHARRIASKLEPMLCVGRKAAFVEEPSPVQQNSYDCGMYVICIAEALCEKPHLALQTLTPTVIKQKRAEWCILIQSLAQSEL